CATTTTCCAACTTCAGAGACGCCCCGCCTGCggagccccgccgcgcgcggaggtcTGTGGACCCCGCTAGCGGCACCGAAGCGACCGACGCGCCCGACGTGCTGAACTCTCTCTTCcagacgaagcgcgagaTCTTGCAGGACTCAGACGACGAAACGCAGGTGAGGCTCGAGGCGCACAGCCCCAGGCAAGAGGGGCTCTCCGTGTGCGTGGCCTCAGGGGCTCCGGCGCGAAGGTCGCCGAGCAaaagggcgacgcggccgccgcgcagggctcAGTTGAGTCGTGACCGGCAAAGCCCAGAGAGactcctgcgcctgcagtGCATAAAAAAGCCGGCCTCGCCTTTCCTGCCCCCCCTTTTCTCCCCCCCGcacccctccgcccccccccggcgTCCACGAGGGCCGGCGAAACAGTCTCACGTCGGGTCGTCGAGAGGGGACTCACTGACGAGGGAGGGGTTTGTCTTCAAAACCATACTACTTGGACTTTAAAACGAAGATAGCGTGCGAGCCTGTCTAAGGACGGTCGATGCTCGCTTCGCAGCTTTTTCGGGCGCGGCACGCACTCCGCATTCGGTTCCCAGGCGCGTCCCTCTCCGTCTCCAGCgccggcgttcgcggcggtCTGTACCTCCCCCCCTGCTTTCGGTGCCTGTCGCTCTGTGGTGCGCTCAGccaagcgcgaggaggaactccgcctcggcggccgcctcggcagcagacacccctgcgcctgcggaggctgcgcaTCGCGCGTATCAGCCGGACGTGTGGGGCACGACGCTGACAGTAACCCGCCGCGTCTGGAAGAAGCGTGTCGCTTCGTCTCTGAGCAGccgagagggcgacggggaggctgccgagggcgagaagTGGGCGACCGACCGTTCGGAGTTCTTTCTTAgcgccggccgcgaaggcACTGTCACGGGGCTGCAGCCGGTCAAGAAGGAGAAGATTCAGCAGATTCTGCGGCACTTTGGCCTCGACTTCACCAACCCCGCGGTCTACCTGACGCAGGAGAAAAGCAAGACGCTGCTCGTCTCcgcgaaagaggaggaactcTATGCCTTCTTTACCGAGGTCACCGGTGCGCAAGCcggtcgcgcgcgacgagtgGAAAAGACGCAGATGAATATCCGAAAGAAATTGAATTTTCCCAGCTGTCTGCGGGTGATCCCGCGCTCGGGGCAGAGcaagaggggggggaggccgcATTGCGCGCGAAGGCCCTTAGGCCTCTGTGCTCGGTtgagaggcggcgacgcctgtgAACCTCCCCCGGAGTCCATGTTTTCTTTCCGTTTCTGTTGCTCTCCCCACAGGCCTTGACGAGGCGTGCtcggagctgcgcgcgttGACGGCGAAGCTGTATGAGACGGAGACGGAGTTGGCGAAGTACACAAGCAGTCTGGGGCCCTTCCAAGACCGCGTGGAAgtctggcggcgggcgcaggccgAGCTGCGCCACCTGGACAAGCAGGAGGAGgcactcgcgcggctctctgcgctcctgctgctgctgcagctgcgcgaacgacgtgaggaggaagcgaggcgcgccgccgcgctcacgGCTCTCGAGCGGGAGGCTGCGGAAGAACGCGAGAAAGAGatcgccgccagcgaacACTTGGCGGCTATCGGCGGCCGGCGGACTGCAGAGGAGCGTAAGAGACAGCAGGAGGAACTGGAACGCGTCACCGAAGACCTGCAGAcctgcgtggcggcgcagcgcgagctccgGCAAGACGccaagcgcgccgcgcgtgagaAGCTGGGAAAGGACAAGGCGAAGGAACATGAGGAAATGCtccagcggcaggcgcagcaaaGGCTCCAAACTGCTGAAGAGGTAGGCTGGATGCCCGCGCCTAAGGAAAGGGAACTCGCGGAGAGGAGATCTGGATCTGCGAGGGTGAAGACTGGAGCTGTGGCAAGGATCAAGTCACAAATTCGACTGCattgggggggggggggggctgtaTGTGCCTCGCAGGCCCGGACGGGCTTTTCACGTTCGGATCTCGTGTTTGCGTTCTCAATCTTTTGttctctcctttctttcaaacttcgtcctcctcttcttggGCTCTAGGCTGTCTCCCCAGCCTCAGACCCGATGCCTGTCTTGGCGGGTGCCTTGCGTCGTTCAAGGTTCGTTGGCAACTCACTTGTCTACAGATTCTAGGACGATAAGCAACTTCCTCTCTGTTCGTTATGTTGACGTAGTCCCGTCCTCCCGTCAAATGAGGCATCACGAAATTCGAAAGGATTGATCACGTCCATCTGCGCACTCGATCTCGCCGGCCTGCCTGCTGGCCCGTGCGTGTGTCTTATGCGCTGTGTCTGGAGTGCATGCGCATctggttttcttcttttgTCTCCGCAGACcaacgcggcgcgacgcgctcagttcgccgctgcggccgccgagcgaACCGCCGCAGACCTTCAGCGGCActtggcgctcgtcgccgacCGCCAGAAGCAGCAGGACGACGCTGTCGCGACTCACGAGGCTCACAAAGCAGGTGGGCGTCGCGGGCAGGGACGTACAAACAGCGCATAAGCGGGGAGTCATGCAGCCACGTCACATGCCAGCATCATCTGCAGGGGCGCATGCCTCTGAAACCAGTTGCCTTCGCTTCGAAGTGTGGAcgtgcgtcgcctctctgtgtctgTGCGACAGGTCGCACGGAGGCGTTGGCCTGTTAGTGCGCCTGTGTCGTGGTGCAGGGGCGTCATTGTAAGGtggaggccttcgcgccgcctcatATGGGGTCGTGTGGCAGCATTCATATGCATAAACGCAGAAACccgtatatatgcatatatgtgtatagtTAAATATTGCTTCGGTTTCAGATCGAGTGCGGTGGCGAGTGGGACCTGCTTGTTTGCGGCACACGCACCGGTCGGGGCTTTGTTTTCAGTTGTGCACATGGAGACAGTCCCGTCCCTCAGTCTCTGGCGTTGCTGGGGCCTGCGGTTTGTTCGCAGCTATCTCGGCGCTTCAGCGCGAGCTGGAGGCGAAGCTGTCTgtgcgcgaagaggcggaggtaAGTGTGCTGCGGCAGGAGGACAGCTGCCGGCTGGCGAAAGACTtcctgcggcagacgcacgaagagcgcgcagagggtcagcgccagcggcgcctgggcggggagcagcgcctcgctcacatgcagcggcgccgagcgacgtGGCTtgcgcggaaggccgcgcgggaggaagagcggaagaagcgacgcgaggcggaggcggcgcaggcggctgccggtgcgtcgcgccgctccgAGCGCTCGACGGCTGCGCGGGACgacacggcggaggcgccggaggccgccctcgcgccctcttGCCCCTGGGGGTGGCGCAGTGATCTCTAcacgcctccttcttctaacgcggcgttttcttccgcttcgcgtggcggggcgccgccgctgaacCTGGACGCCGTCCACGCGGAGCTCGGCGAGCTTGTGCGCAAGAATGCTCTCGACGCCTTCCCGCTGGGGCCCGTGGGCGAGTTTCTCTtcgtgctgcgcgaggcgtgcgaggcggctggcgcgccgcagcagtcGATCTTGGCGCTCGTCGAGCGAcacctgcggccgcagctccACACCTGGGTGGTCGCCTCCAAGCGCGACCAGCGCGTGCTTTCTGAGTTCTTCCGCGggaagcagctcgcgcgcatTCCGCGCATCGTCGCGGTTAACCCTGACGCTCCCCCGTATCCTGACCGGCTTCTGCGGGGCCCCAGCGGATCGGTCTTCACGGTCTACAAGGCCCTCTGTGCCCCTGCCCCCCAGGCCCCCGAGAGGCCCGCAGACGGGCGTGGACCGGAGAtgcccgccgcgagccctcctgcggcgttctcgccgtctctgcgcctcgtgaatcggcggcgcagcgcagcgggcgccgcgccggaggccgccagcaccggcgctgcgttttctgcCTTCCGGTCggctccctctgcgcgctctTTGTCGTcgcccgtcggcggcgagtcgcgcggcggacgcctgcCGCATCAGgtgcttcgcttcctcgtcgacgTCTGCCGCATCGAGTCGGTGGCGCTCGTGCCTTCGcaccgctgcctcgcggcgctgctgctgcaggccgccagccgcccggagagccgcgacgccgacgagctgtacacgggcgcggagaaggcgcactTCAAAGAGGGATACGACTGGTCTGGCGGCCGGCACCTGAAGCGCtccttcgctggcgccgaggcgaTGCCCGGACCCGCCGGTCCGCAGGGGAGCGCGGGGCCCCAGGCCCGCTTCGtgcggctcgtcgccgcggagggcggtcggggagcgggcgcgcgacTTGCCAGCGCcgtggaggaagacgacagcgcagaggaagcggcgcaggaagAGGAACTCCGGCGTCTGGtcagagaaaacgaagaaatcaggaggcaagacgcgcgcacggagcgcgaagaggaggaggcgattcgcgaggcggagaccaagctggaagaagcgaagaaggagctcgagcgaagaaaagaagaggcgaaggcgctgctggaggacTCAGCAGCAGTCGACGAATTGCGGAGCAAAAAACAGGTGAGCACGTGCCCGGTGTATACATAGAACCAGCAGCCGCCCATGAAGGGAACTCTGTGTGTCTCCAGACGTGCACTGGCGTTCAAATGGGTCTGAGTTCTAGCGCAGTCAAGCCCAAAGAGGCATGTATCGGTGGACATCCGTCAGGCGTGCGCGCGGGGTCCCTGAGTGAGCctcagcttcttcgcctttgcCGCGATGCCCTCAGGCCATGGTCGCGGAAGAAGTGCGGCTTGCCCAGAcggtctcctcggcgcgcgaggcactgGCGGACGCGGAGCAGGAGCTCGGAGAGATTCGCATGATCagtgagcagctgcagcgggccgcggagagcgcgacgcaggctgTGCAGGCGGAAGTGGAGCgccagctcgcgctgctccgGCAGACGGttgaggagaagaaaactcgcgtcgcgcagctggcgcaggaggcgcaggcgctcgaggcgcaggccgcggagctcgacCAACgagccgaggagaaggagcgcgaaaTCGAGGCCCTGGAGCAAAGGAAAACCGAGCTCGAGAAggtgaggaggagggagcgaTACACCAGCGAAACACGACGGATAGAATGTGAAAAATAGAGAGTTGTAGAGATGCATGTAGACGCACgactcgccgcgggcggcggtaCCCTCAAATGGACGTGCGTGGACGAATGGATACGTGTTTGCCCTCTCGCATTTGTCTCACGGTCATATCttcaaacacacacacatgcatacacgcgtgcatacatatacatatgtgtatatatacatgtatatctGTGTCAAGATTCAGAAATCTGTCTGTTCGCCTAGGGCTCTTGGAGGCGTGTGTGGAGGACAAACGAGGCGTGCTCATGTGCAGATTTGGTGAACGACGGGCTCCTCTCTTTCCtcccctctctgtcgcctggTTGTTGTTATCTGCGCGTAGCTTTGGTTTTTCGCTGAGTGTTCGCAGAAAAGGCGGAATttgcaggctgcgcgcgaggaaggcgagcggcgtttagcggcgcatgcgcagacgcgcgaagagaaggaaatgCAGGTCCAGGCTGCCCAAAAGGAGCTCGCGAAGTGCCGCGCTCAGCTGGAAGTGAGTCCTTCCGCCAAAGGGCCGCCGAATGCAGATATATTTGCATTTTTGTATTTTTATGTGGGGGAGGGAGCTGTAAAAGCCGTCTGCAATGCTGTCTGAGCAAATTTACGAGGGCGTGTGCACAAGCGCCTCCTTTATCTGCAGTCGTCACTCCACGCGAACGCGCACTTTCATTCTTTCCAACAAAACAAGTCGCGTATGTAGCTGTacctgcggctgcaggacGATTATTTTTTCGCTTACTGGTCTGCCTTGGGTAGTAGGCACATGGCcggcgcatatatatatatatatatatatacatacgttttacatacatgcatacacactGATATACATATTCATAGATATATGCACATGCTGAGATACACGCGCGGGCATTTGCGCGTAATTATCTTCACCTCTGAGTGCTTGTGCGTGCAGATATGCTATTGCATTGCGGCGCGCTGTTCCCTTCGTTTTGCAGGTTTTCTTGCAGGAGCACTTCCAAGGCAAAGAAATCCCCGCGAAGCTtccggagggcgaggcgcaccagtgtgcggcggaggcggagggcctTCGAAGAGACATTTTCGCCAGGCGTAGCAGAATGAAGTTCGATCCACGTGTACGTACACAGGCTCCGCCGCTCCAAGCGGGACGGTTTTGGGCGCT
Above is a window of Besnoitia besnoiti strain Bb-Ger1 chromosome Unknown contig00007, whole genome shotgun sequence DNA encoding:
- a CDS encoding RecF/RecN/SMC N terminal domain-containing protein (encoded by transcript BESB_070490), coding for MEPPTYPGRRRGKFSSHAPPGFDARSLPRTAAHEPPSVHEEAPASPASTISFYSVEDSSEDEEDASRAPHALSGAPPSASARPSSHAFAAGTRHALRSASTTSNAAAEGREKTSGFRSPSRWTSPTGAQNRRGLRPALQLEKGAVSSPPPAGAPQAFSASATRQDARGRWAGGLAEASGARQSSKSSKSAVHEERAEKEATRGDGRAASSGLRSTFSGLPTDAGRKSPLQSRFAKPMSKSPGWTPSATGGGGLIDLIRHAPALLRREPQGSGESERLADAGRSHASQNDGDADPGALPSALDTSADASHTGDLRRGSPARDRRARAPTSAASAPSPPADEATKDRGEDTQWRAAKRKTLDASTQAKPCLPVTREEGDLQAVRRSRSPSAFHLSDEGAIIISSSSSARSSPRSPLSPLNTRAPSLHVAAPVKLEVHAQRRDSLSQNKGDSLLPAEGHDAEASPRDKRARPGPPASRANMDSTPQSQSAPSSPAPSSPSLESSPESSLSSSAPHTADRLAEGAAAPCGSSAPGPEHGVEAPAAPTGAATGSEVGGLARPASRRRKRTESGRIVATEKRPRMEPATPEEETDTWDSTTLARRVSARVRQLPFYGTAGKITKVELKDFLNHRQLTWTPGSNCNVVTGMNGSGKSALARAILFCCGAEGVGSGAASSASSAAGDRVKLYEFIRQYWTDEGPRMAEVKVTFSNFRDAPPAEPRRARRSVDPASGTEATDAPDVLNSLFQTKREILQDSDDETQPSARRNSASAAASAADTPAPAEAAHRAYQPDVWGTTLTVTRRVWKKRVASSLSSREGDGEAAEGEKWATDRSEFFLSAGREGTVTGLQPVKKEKIQQILRHFGLDFTNPAVYLTQEKSKTLLVSAKEEELYAFFTEVTGLDEACSELRALTAKLYETETELAKYTSSLGPFQDRVEVWRRAQAELRHLDKQEEALARLSALLLLLQLRERREEEARRAAALTALEREAAEEREKEIAASEHLAAIGGRRTAEERKRQQEELERVTEDLQTCVAAQRELRQDAKRAAREKLGKDKAKEHEEMLQRQAQQRLQTAEETNAARRAQFAAAAAERTAADLQRHLALVADRQKQQDDAVATHEAHKAAISALQRELEAKLSVREEAEVSVLRQEDSCRLAKDFLRQTHEERAEGQRQRRLGGEQRLAHMQRRRATWLARKAAREEERKKRREAEAAQAAAGASRRSERSTAARDDTAEAPEAALAPSCPWGWRSDLYTPPSSNAAFSSASRGGAPPLNLDAVHAELGELVRKNALDAFPLGPVGEFLFVLREACEAAGAPQQSILALVERHLRPQLHTWVVASKRDQRVLSEFFRGKQLARIPRIVAVNPDAPPYPDRLLRGPSGSVFTVYKALCAPAPQAPERPADGRGPEMPAASPPAAFSPSLRLVNRRRSAAGAAPEAASTGAAFSAFRSSRGGRLPHQVLRFLVDVCRIESVALVPSHRCLAALLLQAASRPESRDADELYTGAEKAHFKEGYDWSGGRHLKRSFAGAEAMPGPAGPQGSAGPQARFVRLVAAEGGRGAGARLASAVEEDDSAEEAAQEEELRRLVRENEEIRRQDARTEREEEEAIREAETKLEEAKKELERRKEEAKALLEDSAAVDELRSKKQAMVAEEVRLAQTVSSAREALADAEQELGEIRMISEQLQRAAESATQAVQAEVERQLALLRQTVEEKKTRVAQLAQEAQALEAQAAELDQRAEEKEREIEALEQRKTELEKKRRNLQAAREEGERRLAAHAQTREEKEMQVQAAQKELAKCRAQLEVFLQEHFQGKEIPAKLPEGEAHQCAAEAEGLRRDIFARRSRMKFDPRIVEAKLHEAELAYEMKLEQMRSARETFEVCRRRLIIRKNKYTKGLNAVTSEVVASFENHLAGVIRRRARMRVDHEARAVRIETSDESRQAHTHTKTLSGGEKSAVQLAFLIALARRSSSPLHIFDEVDVFMDENNRIKNFNLLLQFGLESEPDKQLFLITPHSEISQFIHDNYEEKDVFVQTVAKVASA